The proteins below come from a single Mercenaria mercenaria strain notata chromosome 3, MADL_Memer_1, whole genome shotgun sequence genomic window:
- the LOC123523558 gene encoding heterogeneous nuclear ribonucleoprotein A3 homolog 1-like yields MKLEILFVLLSVASYAYGTDYKNGNYYGSRFMGYGSRYGIGRYGRPYQVGGYYRRYGYGGDSMKGGGDYYDSVGDYYKDFDGYGDYGKEKGYYGSRGYSMRGYYVPGFYRQDYSKNGNYYGSRFMGYGGRYGIGRYHFGGFGRGFYGRPYQVGGYYGRYGYGGDSMKGGGDYYDGVGDYYKDFDGYGDYGKEKGYYGSRGYSMRGYYAPGFYRRDYSKRGYYGPGKNYGYYGPGYYNLGYNKRG; encoded by the coding sequence ATGAAATTGGAAATTTTGTTTGTCCTCCTCAGCGTTGCTAGCTACGCGTATGGAACTGATTATAAAAATGGCAACTACTATGGTAGCCGGTTCATGGGATACGGTAGTCGCTATGGCATCGGTAGATATGGAAGACCCTATCAGGTTGGAGGTTATTATAGGAGATACGGTTATGGCGGAGACTCTATGAAAGGTGGAGGAGACTATTACGACAGCGTAGGAGACTACTACAAAGACTTCGACGGTTACGGTGATTACGGAAAGGAGAAGGGTTATTATGGTAGCCGTGGCTACTCTATGCGAGGCTATTATGTGCCAGGTTTCTATAGGCAAGACTACTCTAAAAATGGCAACTACTATGGTAGCCGGTTCATGGGATATGGTGGTCGCTATGGCATCGGTAGATATCATTTCGGCGGATTCGGTAGGGGTTTCTACGGAAGACCCTATCAGGTTGGAGGTTATTATGGGAGATACGGTTATGGCGGAGACTCTATGAAAGGTGGAGGAGACTATTACGACGGCGTAGGAGACTACTACAAAGACTTCGACGGTTACGGTGATTACGGAAAGGAGAAGGGTTATTATGGTAGCCGTGGCTACTCTATGCGAGGCTATTATGCGCCAGGTTTCTATAGGCGAGACTACTCTAAGCGAGGCTACTACGGTCCTGGCAAAAATTATGGCTACTACGGTCCTGGCTACTACAATCTTGGCTATAACAAACGTGGCTAA